One part of the Sphingobacterium sp. LZ7M1 genome encodes these proteins:
- a CDS encoding nucleoside triphosphate pyrophosphohydrolase family protein produces the protein MTDPKCLTSVAEFHKTFQHPILDQPTIPSETRCKLRVSLIAEELKELEEAIQDKDLVEIADALCDIQYVLSGAILEFGLKDKFNDLFNEVQRSNMSKACKTEQEAIETQEHYLAKGVESYYKEIDGKYLVFRKGDDKTLKSIYYSPADLKTIVEK, from the coding sequence ATGACAGACCCTAAATGTTTAACGTCGGTGGCTGAATTCCATAAAACATTTCAGCACCCGATTTTAGATCAACCTACAATCCCTTCAGAAACTCGTTGCAAATTGAGAGTATCCTTGATCGCTGAGGAATTGAAAGAACTTGAAGAAGCTATTCAGGACAAAGATCTAGTAGAGATCGCCGATGCCCTTTGTGATATTCAATATGTACTTTCTGGAGCCATCTTGGAATTTGGATTAAAGGATAAATTCAATGACCTGTTCAATGAAGTTCAGCGCTCTAACATGAGCAAAGCCTGCAAAACGGAACAGGAAGCCATAGAAACCCAAGAACATTACCTAGCCAAAGGCGTCGAATCTTATTATAAGGAAATCGATGGCAAATACTTGGTGTTCAGAAAAGGCGATGACAAGACCTTAAAATCAATTTATTACTCTCCAGCTGATCTAAAGACCATCGTTGAGAAATAA
- a CDS encoding pseudouridine synthase: MPFNSKRNSRDDNSRKSRSSSDGFRNNKKDDKSSFDSSRSYKSDKFNRDSNSDKSRFDKDSKFGRDSKFNKDSKFARDSKFNKDGRPDRDSKFGRDNKFNKDSRPDRDSKFGRDAKFDRSSKFGADARPDRDARPDRDSKFNREERPERKSRYGDEATPKRGSKFGKDSKFNRDGKFEKPFNSDRPYKKFDGKGKDFGNKRFSRDNDERSDRDFRKDNFRKPKQEKNFNAEDDGLIRLNRYISNSGICSRRKADELIEAGVISVNGVVVTELGTKVDPAKDEIRYNDERLKREKMVYVLLNKPKDYITTTDDPQERKTVMQLVSKATKERIYPVGRLDRNTTGLLLLTNDGNLAEKLSHPRNNISKIYNVELSRSLSQGDFNKIEFGIELEDGFIKPDDLSFVVGGSKKEVGIQIHSGKNRVVRRIFESLGYEVEKLDRVVYANLTKKDLPRGRWRYLEEKEIIQLKHLMK; the protein is encoded by the coding sequence ATGCCATTCAATAGCAAAAGGAACAGTCGAGACGACAACTCCAGAAAATCAAGAAGCAGTTCAGACGGCTTCAGAAACAACAAAAAGGACGATAAATCATCCTTCGATTCATCGAGAAGTTACAAATCCGACAAATTTAATCGTGACTCAAATTCTGACAAAAGCAGATTTGACAAAGACTCCAAGTTTGGAAGAGATTCCAAATTCAACAAGGATTCTAAATTTGCCAGAGACTCCAAATTCAATAAAGACGGAAGACCTGACAGAGACTCCAAGTTCGGAAGAGACAATAAATTCAACAAAGATTCTAGACCTGACAGAGATTCCAAATTCGGAAGAGACGCCAAATTTGACAGAAGCTCCAAATTCGGAGCTGATGCTAGACCTGACAGAGATGCTAGACCAGATAGAGATTCAAAATTCAATAGAGAGGAAAGACCGGAAAGAAAATCAAGGTACGGCGATGAAGCTACACCTAAAAGAGGTTCTAAATTCGGAAAGGACTCAAAATTCAATAGAGATGGTAAGTTTGAAAAACCTTTCAACTCAGACCGTCCATATAAAAAGTTTGATGGAAAAGGAAAGGACTTTGGAAACAAACGTTTTTCCCGTGACAATGATGAAAGATCAGATCGCGACTTCCGCAAAGACAACTTCAGAAAACCTAAGCAAGAGAAAAACTTCAACGCTGAGGATGATGGTTTGATCCGTTTGAACCGTTACATCTCTAACTCAGGTATCTGTTCACGTAGAAAGGCTGATGAGCTGATCGAAGCTGGAGTTATTTCAGTAAACGGTGTTGTGGTTACTGAATTAGGAACCAAGGTTGATCCTGCCAAAGATGAAATCAGATATAACGACGAACGTCTGAAACGTGAGAAAATGGTGTATGTCCTTTTGAACAAACCAAAAGATTATATCACCACCACGGATGATCCTCAAGAGCGCAAAACCGTTATGCAACTGGTTTCTAAAGCGACTAAAGAGCGTATCTATCCAGTAGGACGTTTGGACAGAAACACCACCGGTCTTCTTCTGTTGACCAACGATGGCAACCTAGCTGAGAAATTATCCCATCCAAGAAATAACATCAGCAAAATCTACAATGTGGAGTTGAGCAGGAGCCTTAGCCAAGGAGATTTCAACAAGATCGAATTCGGTATTGAACTGGAGGATGGCTTTATCAAACCAGACGACCTTAGCTTCGTTGTAGGAGGCTCAAAAAAGGAAGTTGGCATTCAGATCCACAGCGGTAAAAATAGGGTCGTAAGACGCATATTTGAGTCCCTAGGTTACGAAGTTGAAAAACTTGACCGTGTGGTTTATGCAAACCTGACCAAAAAAGATCTTCCTCGCGGACGTTGGAGGTACCTTGAAGAGAAGGAAATCATCCAATTAAAGCATTTAATGAAATAG
- a CDS encoding lytic transglycosylase domain-containing protein translates to MSNLYSKPQPEMADPFRKALDHSMKANISETLAKKEAENDPYSQLSFAETDIPLEEVTVQKKLDKYLSRFAYLKKPSHHIHKKADQLLPRIAKILKSYGVPEDFKYIAVVESSLNPKTTSHKGAGGYWQFMPATARLYGLKVNGSVDERLDLIKSTHAAAKYLKSLHKEFGDWTLAAAAYNVGGGSLRASLRRQKKDNYYDLKLNSETAAYVYKIISMKAILETT, encoded by the coding sequence ATGTCAAACTTGTACTCCAAACCCCAACCAGAGATGGCCGATCCTTTTAGAAAGGCATTGGACCACTCGATGAAAGCCAATATTTCGGAAACATTGGCTAAAAAAGAGGCAGAAAACGACCCCTATAGTCAGCTCTCTTTTGCAGAAACTGATATTCCATTGGAAGAAGTTACTGTACAGAAAAAACTAGACAAGTACCTGAGTAGGTTTGCTTATCTAAAAAAGCCCTCACATCACATTCACAAAAAAGCGGATCAATTACTTCCCCGCATTGCAAAAATCCTGAAAAGTTATGGTGTTCCTGAAGACTTCAAGTACATTGCTGTGGTTGAAAGTAGCTTGAACCCGAAAACAACTTCTCATAAAGGAGCTGGTGGCTATTGGCAATTTATGCCGGCAACTGCCCGTTTATATGGATTGAAAGTGAATGGTAGTGTGGATGAGCGCTTAGACTTGATTAAGTCTACACATGCGGCAGCAAAATATCTGAAATCATTGCACAAAGAGTTCGGTGATTGGACATTAGCGGCAGCAGCTTATAACGTTGGTGGCGGAAGTTTGAGAGCTTCCCTAAGAAGACAAAAGAAAGACAATTATTATGACTTGAAATTGAATTCGGAAACTGCAGCCTACGTCTATAAGATCATTTCCATGAAAGCAATCTTGGAAACGACATAA
- the ccoN gene encoding cytochrome-c oxidase, cbb3-type subunit I: MQVEQFNYDNKIVRDFGIATVIWGIVGMTVGLIAALQLVWPEVNFGLQYSTFGRIRPLHTNAVIFAFVGNAIFMGAYYSMQRVLKARMFSDLLSKIHFWGWQLIIVASAITLPLGLTSSHEYAEMEWPIDLAITIIWVVFGINMFGTIIRRRERHMYVAVWFYIATFVTVAVLHIVNSIQMPVGMWKSYYVYSGVQDALVQWWYGHNAVAFFLTTPFLGLMYYFLPKMANRPVYSYKLSILHFWSLIFIYIWAGPHHLLYTSLPSWVQSLGVVFSIMLIAPSWGGMINGLLTLRGAWDKVRTEPILKFMVVALTCYGMATFEGPMLSLKQVNAIAHFTDWIVAHVHIGALGWNGFMTFAILYWLIPRIYKTQLYSKKLANAHFWIGTLGILFYAIPLYWAAVVQGLMWKDFTPEGVLKYPNFLATTLEILPMHMMRAVGGILYLTGVIMMTYNLVKTIKTGSLVANEPAEAPALEPIQKTEKSAHRRLERKPILFMVLSLIAILIGGIVEMIPTFTVANNVPKIASVKPYTALELTGRDLYIREGCVNCHSQTIRPFRSETARYGEYSKAGEFVYDHPFLWGSKRTGPDLHRIGGKYPHKWHYDHMLDPTITSPGSIMPPYPWLIEQDINYKYLTGKMKVMKKLGVPYSDDEINNAVEHAEKQAQAIVKDLAANDVQVEPNKEIVAMIAYLQRLGTDIKAEPKKADDANKVAENN, encoded by the coding sequence ATGCAGGTAGAGCAATTTAATTATGACAACAAGATTGTCAGAGATTTTGGAATCGCAACTGTAATCTGGGGGATCGTCGGGATGACTGTCGGGCTAATCGCAGCCTTGCAGTTGGTATGGCCAGAGGTAAACTTTGGACTCCAATATTCCACATTCGGGCGTATTCGACCTTTACACACCAACGCAGTAATCTTTGCCTTTGTAGGAAACGCCATTTTTATGGGGGCTTATTATTCCATGCAGCGGGTTTTAAAGGCCAGGATGTTTAGCGATTTACTTAGTAAGATCCACTTTTGGGGTTGGCAATTGATCATTGTAGCCTCAGCAATTACCCTTCCGTTAGGCTTGACCAGTTCGCATGAATATGCAGAAATGGAATGGCCAATTGACCTTGCCATTACCATTATCTGGGTAGTGTTTGGTATCAACATGTTCGGAACGATCATCAGACGTAGAGAAAGACATATGTATGTGGCCGTTTGGTTCTACATTGCGACCTTCGTTACGGTTGCCGTTCTTCACATCGTGAACTCCATTCAGATGCCAGTGGGTATGTGGAAAAGTTATTACGTTTATTCAGGTGTTCAAGATGCATTGGTACAATGGTGGTACGGGCATAATGCGGTTGCATTCTTCCTTACGACTCCGTTCTTAGGACTGATGTACTACTTCTTGCCTAAGATGGCTAACCGCCCTGTATATTCCTATAAATTAAGTATTCTACACTTCTGGTCCTTGATCTTTATCTATATCTGGGCCGGACCGCACCACTTATTGTATACCTCTTTACCAAGCTGGGTACAGTCTTTAGGTGTTGTATTCTCCATTATGTTGATCGCTCCAAGTTGGGGTGGTATGATCAACGGTCTATTGACCTTACGTGGTGCATGGGATAAAGTTAGGACTGAGCCTATCTTGAAATTCATGGTTGTAGCACTGACCTGTTATGGTATGGCAACCTTTGAAGGACCTATGTTATCCTTGAAACAAGTTAACGCTATTGCCCACTTTACGGACTGGATCGTTGCACACGTGCATATCGGTGCCCTAGGATGGAACGGTTTCATGACCTTCGCTATCCTATATTGGTTGATCCCTAGGATCTATAAAACGCAACTGTACTCTAAGAAATTGGCGAATGCCCACTTCTGGATCGGTACATTAGGTATTTTGTTCTATGCTATTCCTTTATATTGGGCAGCAGTAGTACAAGGTTTGATGTGGAAAGACTTTACGCCAGAAGGTGTATTGAAATACCCTAACTTCTTGGCTACTACCTTGGAGATCCTTCCAATGCACATGATGCGTGCTGTAGGTGGTATCCTTTACCTTACAGGGGTAATCATGATGACCTATAACTTGGTTAAGACCATCAAAACAGGTTCTTTGGTTGCCAATGAGCCAGCAGAAGCACCGGCATTAGAGCCAATCCAAAAAACAGAAAAATCTGCTCACCGTCGTTTAGAACGTAAGCCTATCCTGTTTATGGTGTTGTCATTGATCGCTATCCTTATCGGGGGTATCGTGGAGATGATCCCAACCTTTACAGTGGCCAACAACGTTCCTAAAATTGCTTCGGTGAAACCGTATACCGCTTTGGAATTGACCGGACGTGACCTCTATATCCGTGAGGGATGTGTGAACTGTCACTCGCAGACCATTCGTCCATTCCGTTCGGAAACTGCACGTTATGGTGAGTACAGTAAGGCTGGAGAGTTCGTTTATGACCATCCATTCCTATGGGGTTCGAAACGTACCGGACCAGATCTTCACCGTATCGGTGGTAAATATCCGCACAAATGGCACTATGACCATATGTTGGATCCAACCATCACCTCACCAGGAAGTATCATGCCTCCATATCCATGGTTGATCGAACAAGATATCAACTACAAATACCTAACCGGTAAGATGAAGGTGATGAAGAAACTAGGGGTGCCTTATTCGGATGATGAAATCAACAATGCTGTTGAACACGCAGAAAAGCAAGCACAAGCCATCGTGAAAGATTTAGCTGCAAACGATGTTCAGGTTGAACCAAATAAAGAGATCGTTGCGATGATCGCCTATCTACAACGCTTGGGTACAGACATCAAGGCTGAGCCTAAGAAAGCAGATGACGCGAATAAAGTAGCAGAAAACAATTAA
- a CDS encoding cbb3-type cytochrome c oxidase N-terminal domain-containing protein, whose product MNLILILSSVSGTLIAIGTGNLYNDIFYLAVFFVLIAVLAAAITINKALRSMLKVTMPEVVKEEERQKAERKLSRKNYWKSTWNYIMGLKPLEEEKDMVIKNHEYDGIEELNNPIPVWFNALFYSSVVFAVVYLLIYQVFGWGLNQDQEYEREMAKAEIEKQEFLAQSANSFDENTIEVDETGTLAANGKALFTTNCAACHGANGEGTIGPNLTDRFWLHGGEIKDIFKTVKYGVPEKGMVPWEQTLTPAQIAEVSNFILTLRDTKPANPKGAEGVEVTAYESEGGAAPAAEGEALADSTATK is encoded by the coding sequence ATGAATCTAATATTAATACTGAGCAGTGTATCAGGAACGCTGATTGCGATTGGTACAGGCAACTTATATAACGATATTTTCTATCTAGCCGTATTCTTCGTATTGATCGCTGTATTGGCTGCTGCCATCACCATCAACAAGGCCTTGAGGTCTATGTTGAAGGTGACCATGCCAGAGGTTGTCAAAGAAGAAGAACGCCAAAAAGCGGAAAGGAAACTGTCCAGAAAGAATTACTGGAAGAGCACATGGAACTATATCATGGGCTTGAAACCTCTGGAGGAAGAAAAAGACATGGTGATCAAAAACCATGAATACGATGGAATTGAGGAATTGAACAATCCTATTCCGGTATGGTTCAACGCCTTGTTCTATTCTTCTGTAGTCTTTGCGGTGGTATACCTATTGATTTACCAGGTATTCGGTTGGGGATTGAACCAAGACCAAGAATACGAGCGCGAGATGGCAAAAGCAGAGATTGAAAAACAAGAGTTCTTGGCACAGTCTGCCAACTCCTTTGATGAAAACACCATCGAGGTGGATGAAACTGGAACGCTGGCAGCAAATGGTAAGGCATTGTTCACAACGAACTGTGCTGCCTGTCACGGTGCAAATGGGGAAGGTACCATTGGTCCTAACTTGACCGATAGGTTCTGGTTGCACGGTGGCGAGATCAAGGACATCTTTAAAACCGTAAAATATGGTGTTCCGGAAAAAGGAATGGTGCCTTGGGAACAAACCTTGACACCAGCGCAAATTGCAGAGGTAAGTAATTTTATCCTCACTTTGAGAGATACCAAACCTGCAAATCCAAAAGGTGCAGAAGGCGTTGAAGTCACTGCATACGAAAGTGAAGGAGGTGCTGCTCCAGCTGCTGAAGGCGAAGCTCTAGCAGATAGTACAGCAACAAAATAA
- the ccoG gene encoding cytochrome c oxidase accessory protein CcoG yields the protein MGTVVNESNQQNQIDKSKRKWIYAKKPSGQFFNYRQVVGYGLLLFFFLGPILKINGNPFLMFNIIERKFSIFGNIFYPQDFHIFLFGMLIVLVCIVLFTAVYGRVWCGWTCPQTIFMELIFRRIEYLIEGDWTQQKKLNEGPDTDVKAWKKFLKHTVFLLISFIISNLFLSYIIGVDALYKIVTDPVENHIVGFLSIIVFTLVFYFVFAFVREIVCTRICPYGRLQGVLLDDNSVTVAYNVKRGEPRGKIRKDSSEEKGDCIDCNLCVNVCPTGIDIRKGPQLECVSCTACIDACDAVMDKIDKPRRLIGFYTLAEAEGTETEDAGKRKNTRAVIYTGILVVLMGIFGFMIFSRSDVDGRLLRAKGSTYQKRDDGTVTNLYTLEVINKTSKDLDFDLVSATEGVKIQVVNPISHLNREGSAKLSLFLIADQQSIKQYKTDVKVDIMVGDKVLETMETTFIAPPAKK from the coding sequence ATGGGAACAGTAGTAAATGAATCCAATCAACAAAACCAAATAGATAAATCGAAAAGAAAATGGATATACGCTAAGAAACCTAGCGGGCAATTCTTTAACTATCGACAGGTTGTTGGCTACGGATTACTACTGTTCTTCTTTTTAGGTCCCATCCTAAAAATAAACGGAAACCCTTTCTTGATGTTCAACATCATTGAAAGGAAGTTCTCCATCTTTGGTAACATCTTTTACCCACAAGACTTTCATATCTTCCTGTTTGGGATGCTGATCGTATTGGTCTGTATCGTCCTGTTTACTGCTGTCTATGGCCGTGTATGGTGTGGTTGGACTTGTCCGCAGACCATATTTATGGAGCTCATATTCCGAAGGATCGAATACCTGATCGAAGGGGACTGGACCCAACAGAAAAAATTGAATGAAGGTCCTGATACCGATGTCAAGGCTTGGAAGAAGTTTCTGAAGCACACTGTTTTTCTGCTGATATCCTTTATCATTTCCAATCTGTTCCTTTCCTATATTATTGGGGTGGATGCACTTTACAAGATCGTCACAGATCCTGTTGAAAACCATATTGTAGGTTTCCTATCTATTATTGTTTTCACCTTGGTGTTCTATTTCGTGTTCGCATTTGTCAGAGAGATCGTTTGTACACGTATCTGTCCATATGGTAGATTGCAAGGGGTGCTTTTGGATGACAACTCTGTTACAGTTGCCTATAATGTGAAAAGGGGAGAGCCAAGAGGAAAAATCAGAAAAGATTCTTCTGAAGAGAAAGGCGATTGTATCGACTGTAACCTCTGTGTGAATGTATGTCCTACTGGGATTGATATCCGTAAGGGGCCTCAATTGGAATGTGTTTCCTGTACAGCCTGTATCGATGCTTGTGATGCCGTTATGGATAAGATTGACAAGCCAAGACGTCTGATCGGATTCTATACTTTGGCAGAAGCAGAAGGCACGGAAACGGAGGATGCAGGTAAGAGGAAGAATACCAGAGCAGTCATATATACCGGAATTCTGGTGGTATTGATGGGGATCTTTGGTTTTATGATCTTCAGCCGTTCTGATGTGGATGGTCGTCTATTGCGTGCAAAAGGGAGTACCTACCAAAAACGTGACGATGGAACGGTGACCAATTTGTACACCTTGGAAGTGATCAATAAAACGAGTAAGGACCTAGACTTCGACTTGGTTAGTGCCACGGAAGGGGTCAAAATTCAGGTGGTGAATCCTATTTCCCATTTGAACCGTGAAGGAAGTGCGAAATTAAGCTTATTTTTGATAGCAGACCAGCAATCCATCAAACAATATAAAACTGACGTGAAGGTGGATATCATGGTTGGCGATAAAGTTTTAGAAACCATGGAGACGACATTTATTGCGCCTCCAGCAAAAAAATAA
- a CDS encoding FixH family protein, producing the protein MNWGYKIVFGLGAFMLFIVGAGIYMVSHDSDTLVESDYYEKGLNYDETFHKKENLLADHAKPRLQLLKDSLLIEFSSAGNKGTLRFTRLDDKNLDQVLPFNTANNQFKLPVGSFKKGNWKLEIDWVHSDKSYISDHAVFIQ; encoded by the coding sequence ATGAACTGGGGATATAAGATAGTATTTGGTTTAGGGGCATTTATGCTATTTATTGTTGGTGCAGGGATCTATATGGTCAGTCATGATTCAGATACCTTGGTCGAGTCAGACTACTACGAAAAAGGGCTGAACTATGATGAAACTTTCCATAAAAAAGAAAACCTGCTCGCAGATCATGCTAAACCAAGACTTCAATTGCTCAAAGACAGCTTACTGATTGAGTTTTCATCTGCTGGAAATAAAGGAACCCTGAGGTTTACCCGCTTGGATGACAAAAACCTCGATCAAGTATTACCTTTCAATACAGCAAACAATCAGTTTAAACTGCCTGTAGGTAGTTTCAAGAAAGGGAATTGGAAATTAGAAATTGACTGGGTGCATTCGGATAAATCTTACATTTCCGATCACGCCGTGTTTATTCAATAA
- a CDS encoding sulfite exporter TauE/SafE family protein, producing MTYHYLAFFMGLLGSIHCAVMCGPLLLAVQAGQKISWKTTFNKLLYQSGRILTYGLLGLLLGVLGNAATIQGWQQGFSLVTGIILFAIGLFYMFGKSSSKLASIQTKAIQPFAKFMSKWLYRPGGSFIAGILNGILPCGMVYMALASAVNADSLTNSFLFMLLFGLGTLPLLLVFSFAGNFPKRIFKTSFSTVLPILFLIMGAWFILRGANLDIPYLSPLLHIDGAMNCA from the coding sequence ATGACTTATCATTATCTGGCGTTTTTTATGGGCCTTTTGGGCAGTATCCACTGTGCGGTCATGTGCGGTCCGCTGCTGCTTGCCGTTCAGGCAGGGCAGAAGATCTCCTGGAAAACGACTTTTAATAAATTACTCTATCAATCTGGCCGCATCCTGACCTATGGATTATTAGGCCTGCTGTTAGGTGTACTTGGAAATGCAGCCACTATCCAAGGTTGGCAGCAGGGTTTTAGCCTGGTTACCGGTATTATCCTTTTTGCCATTGGTCTTTTCTATATGTTTGGCAAGAGTTCATCGAAACTCGCATCCATTCAGACCAAAGCCATCCAACCCTTTGCAAAGTTTATGAGCAAATGGCTGTATAGGCCTGGAGGAAGTTTTATAGCCGGTATACTGAATGGTATCCTGCCTTGTGGAATGGTCTATATGGCCTTGGCATCTGCCGTAAATGCAGACTCCTTGACCAATAGCTTTCTTTTTATGTTACTGTTCGGCCTAGGTACCCTACCTTTATTGCTGGTGTTTTCTTTTGCCGGCAACTTCCCGAAACGTATCTTCAAGACCAGTTTTTCTACGGTATTGCCTATTTTGTTCCTGATTATGGGTGCTTGGTTCATCTTGAGGGGAGCTAACCTAGATATCCCATATTTGAGCCCCTTATTGCACATAGATGGTGCAATGAATTGTGCATAA
- the cls gene encoding cardiolipin synthase, protein MQEHLKTVLHFLEIWGWIPLTIMYVGVIITILIENRNPTKTISWVLVIVFIPFVGLILYYLFGQKFSKVKKMKRINQEQTLRLKKEFQRLEPLIQWSIRNIQSKIGDLSRVYSYLKNEKLSTPTLNNEVTLLVNGEQMFPALLESLAAAKHSIHMEFYIFDLDNIGTQVLDLLEKKANEGIIVRLIVDSFGSPKVVRYMRKKKDSKIEFQAFLPVTFTSLANSNFRNHRKIAVIDGFVCYTGGINISDRYANPNEFGLYWRDTSVKIVGNVGAMFQISFWNQWNQTDGKPFKLDDGYLRETPVVTDQLSAVALSSSDPGSIGPFNMEALLISIGEASESIKLCTPYFIPSEELSTALKTAAAAGVDVELMIPAEGDSWFVQHATFSYLKPLLERGVKVYQYEKGFLHAKTSIIDGKIAYVGTVNLDFRSFYINYEVAAVISNRDFCREMEKQYDIDRENCVLITIKDWKKRKAWKRGVDSLCRLLAPLL, encoded by the coding sequence ATGCAGGAGCACTTAAAGACCGTTTTACATTTTCTGGAAATATGGGGCTGGATCCCATTAACGATAATGTATGTTGGAGTAATCATAACCATCTTAATTGAAAACCGAAATCCTACCAAAACCATTTCTTGGGTACTGGTCATCGTTTTTATCCCTTTTGTGGGGCTAATCCTTTATTATCTTTTTGGACAGAAGTTTTCAAAGGTCAAGAAAATGAAACGGATCAACCAGGAACAGACCCTGCGGTTGAAAAAGGAATTCCAGCGGTTGGAGCCATTGATACAATGGTCCATTCGGAATATACAGAGCAAGATCGGCGATCTATCCCGAGTGTATTCTTATCTCAAGAATGAAAAACTCTCCACACCGACCTTAAATAATGAAGTAACGCTCCTGGTCAATGGTGAACAGATGTTTCCTGCACTTTTGGAATCCCTGGCAGCAGCCAAGCATTCCATCCATATGGAGTTCTATATCTTTGATTTGGACAATATTGGTACCCAAGTCCTGGACTTACTGGAAAAGAAAGCCAATGAAGGGATAATTGTCCGGCTGATCGTGGACAGCTTCGGCTCGCCAAAGGTCGTTCGATACATGCGGAAAAAGAAAGATAGCAAAATAGAATTCCAGGCTTTCTTACCTGTGACCTTTACTTCGTTGGCAAACTCCAACTTCCGTAATCACCGGAAAATTGCGGTGATCGATGGCTTTGTATGCTATACTGGAGGTATCAATATTTCAGATCGCTATGCCAACCCGAATGAATTTGGTCTGTATTGGCGAGATACCTCGGTGAAGATCGTTGGGAATGTGGGGGCTATGTTCCAGATCAGCTTCTGGAACCAATGGAACCAGACCGACGGCAAACCCTTTAAGTTGGATGATGGATATCTTCGTGAAACTCCTGTAGTAACCGATCAGTTGAGTGCAGTGGCATTGTCTTCCAGTGACCCTGGTTCTATCGGTCCATTTAATATGGAAGCATTGCTCATCAGTATAGGAGAGGCAAGTGAAAGCATAAAATTATGTACCCCATACTTTATTCCTTCAGAAGAATTATCTACCGCACTTAAAACGGCAGCAGCAGCCGGCGTAGATGTCGAATTGATGATCCCTGCTGAAGGTGATTCCTGGTTTGTTCAACATGCAACCTTTTCCTACCTCAAACCACTTCTGGAAAGAGGAGTAAAGGTCTACCAATATGAAAAAGGTTTCTTACATGCGAAAACCTCGATTATTGATGGCAAAATTGCCTATGTAGGAACTGTCAACCTTGATTTCCGAAGTTTTTATATCAATTATGAAGTTGCTGCTGTTATCTCCAATCGAGATTTCTGTAGAGAAATGGAAAAGCAGTATGATATTGACCGTGAAAATTGTGTGCTGATTACCATTAAGGATTGGAAAAAAAGAAAAGCTTGGAAGAGAGGAGTGGATTCCCTTTGCCGATTGCTTGCGCCATTGCTGTAG